The genomic DNA GGCGCGGCACGTCCACGCCCTCGGACACCATGCGCACCGCGACCATCCATGGATCGGTGCTGGCCGAGAACTCGCTGATGCGGTCCGAGGAGGTGGGGTCGTCGGACAGCACCAGCGCGGGCCGCGTGCCCGAAATGTGTTCCAGCAGTTCGGCGTAGTCGCGCGCCTTCTCCTGATCGGTGGCGATGACCAGGCCGCCCGCGTCGGGCATGCCGGTGGCGCGCAGCTGGCGCAGGCGGGTGTCGGCGGCGGCGAGCACCTTCGACATCCAGTCGCCCGCGGGATCGAGCGCGGTGCGCCACGCGCGGGCGGTCTGTTCCACGCTGAGCGGCTCGCCCAGCCGCGCCGAGTACTCCTCGCCCGCGCTGTCGCGCCAGTGCGCCTCGCCGGAGTAGGCCAGGAATACCACCGGCCGCACCACGCCGTCGGCCAGCGCCTCGGAGTAGCCGTAGGCGTAGTCGGCGCGCGAGCGCGGGAAGCCGGACTCGTCGGGCTCGTAACTGATGAACGGGATCTGCGAATCGTCGCTGCGGAACGGGGTACCGGTCAGCGCGAGGCGGCGGGTGGCGTCGCCGAACGCCTCCGCGGTGGCCTCGCCCCAGCTCTTGGCGTCGCCCGCGTGGTGGATCTCGTCGAGAACGACCAGGGTGCGCCGGTTTTCGGTGCGCACCCGATGCTTGTACGGATGCGAGGCCACCTGCGCGTAGGTGACGACCACCCCGTGGTAGTCGCCGGAGGTGGCGCCGGTGGTGTTGGAGAAGTTGGAGTCCAGCGCGATGCCCATCCGAGCGGCCGAGGCCGCCCACTGATGCTTGAGGTGCTCGGTGGGCGCCACCACCGTGATCTGGTCGACGGTGCGGTCGGTGAGCAGCTCGGAGGCCAGGCGCAGCGCGAACGTGGTCTTACCGGCGCCCGGCGTCGCGACCGCGAGGAAGTCGCGAGGCTTCGTCGTCAGGTATTTGGTGAGAGCCCTGCGCTGCCATGCACGTAACGAACCGCCACCACCCGAAGTCACTCCAGAGAGATTAGCGACCGCCACCGACAGCTGCCCAATCCCACGCGGTGCGCCGCGCCGAGGATCACACCACACGCGACACGGATATCGCCGTTCGGCAATCGCACCGCTGGTGAGTGATGCTGTAGGCACGATGAACGCGCACGACAGACCTCCGGCCCGTACCGCAGCCGGGCGCGGTGCCGCCATTGCCGGGCGTGTCGCGCGGCGGCTGCGGGAACTGGTGACACGGGTGGCGGTCAAGGCGTGGGACGACTCGATCTTCGCCGAGTCGGCGGCGGCCGCGTTCTGGCAGACGCTGTCGCTGGCCCCGCTGCTGCTGGGGCTGCTGGGCAGTCTCGGCTATGTCGGCGGGTGGTTCGGACCGGACACCGTGCACATCGTGGAATCCAAGATCATCAGCTTCAGCCGGAACCTGTTCAGCTCGAACGTGGTCGACGACCTGATCGCGCCGACGGTCACCGACGTGCTCCAGCGCGGGCGCGGCGCCGTGGTGTCGGTGGGCTTCGTGCTGTCGCTGTGGGCCGGATCCTCGGCGATGGCGACCTTCGTCGACGCGATCGTGGCCGCCCACGGTCAGCAGGACGCGCGACATCCGGTGTGGCAGCGCATCTTCGCGCTCCTGCTGTACGTGCTGTTCCTGGTGGTATCGGTCTTCGTGCTGCCCCTGGTGGCGCTGGGACCGACGCTGATCGGCCGGGTGCTGCCGGAGATGTGGCGCGAGCCCGGACTGCGTTTCATCGACACGTTCTACTACCCCGGCACCGGCCTGCTACTGATCGTCGGCCTCACCACGCTGTACAAACTCGCCCTGCACCGCTCCCTCCCGTGGCACCGCCTCTTCGGCGGCGCACTGGTGGCGGGCGTGTTCTTCATGACCGCCAGCGACGGCCTCCGCCGCTACCTGACCTGGGTAGCCCGAACCGGCATCAGCTACGGCGCCCTGGCAACCCCGATCGCCTTCCTGCTGTTCACCTTCTTCCTGGCCTTCGCGGTAATCCTCGGCGCGGAGTTCAACGCGACCGTGCAGGAACTCTGGCCCGCCCGGGTCACCCGGTGGGAACTGATCCGCCGCCGGGTGTTACGGCGGATGCGGGGGGTGGATCCCGAATCGACCGCTCTCGCCGAGAAGTCAATCGAGGGTCTTGATGGTCAGCGAGGGTGAGGCGGCGATCTGCTCTTCGGTGAATCTGTCCGTGAGCCATCGACCGGCCGAGAACAATTCGGTTTGATCCGCGTAGTGCGGGGAGGTCGGGTCGCTCGATTGGGAATAGGTCATCACCGTGGACACCACCGGAGGGCCGTCGCCGATGAAGTGAACGACATCGATGAAGCTCGAACCGAACGTCACGTCGGGGTTGCCGTGCTCGTCGTTGTCGGTCGCGATCACGTTCAGCACACCCAGCTCACCGGGGCCGCCGGGGCCGAAACCGGAGCGCCTTCGAGTTCGATCCGCGGGAGCGCTAGTCCTTCTTCATCATCTCGTAGATCCGCTTGCAGTCCGGGCAGACCGGGGAGCCGGGCTTGGCGGAGCGGGTGACCGGGAAGACCTCGCCGCAGAGGGCTACTACGTGGGTGCCCATGACGGCGCTTTCGGCGATCTTGTCCTTCTTCACGTAGTGGAAGAACTTGGGGACGTCGCTGTCGGTGGTCTCGTCGGTGGTGGTGTCGGGGCGAACGAGGGTATCGGTGCTCACCCGTTCCATGATGCCACCGCGTGTGCATTCGATCTTCGACAGTGCCAGACTCGGGGGTATGCAGCGTGACGGCGACTCCTCCGAGGCCGAGCCCCGCGACGAGGTCCGCGACGGTGGTGAGCGCCCCGAGTTCGAGAGGCGTCCGCCCGGTTCGGTTCCCCGTCCGCCCCGCCCGGCCGAGGGTTTCTTCCCCGGTGAGCAGAAGCATCCGGCTCTGATCACCGAGGCCGCGCCGTCGCTGGAACAGCAGCATCGCGACCGCGTGAAGCGGTATTCGATCCTGATGGGATTCCGCATCCCCTGCCTGGTCCTGGCCGCGGTGGCCTACAGCCTGTGGGGCAACTGGGTCATCTCGCTGGCCATCATCGGCGTGTCCATTCCGCTGCCGTGGATCGCGGTGCTCATCGCCAACGACCGCCCGCCCCGGCGCAAGGACGAACCCAGTCGCTGGGACGAGCGGCGGGCCGCCAAGGCGCTCGAATCAGGCCATCACCGCGCCATCGACGGCTGAGCGCGACCGCACCCGGATCAGCCCGGACATCACCGCCGCCAGCGCGCACAGCCCGCCCGCGATGTACCAGGCCAGGTCGTAGCTGCCCTGCATATCGCGGATGACGCCCGCGCCGGTGGCCGCGAGGGCGGCGCCGATCTGGTGGGAGGCGAACACCCAGCCGAAGGCCACCGGGCCGTCGTCGCCGAAGTGCCTGCGGCACAGCGCGACCGTGGGCGGCACGGTGGCGATCCAGTCCAGGCCGTAGAAGATGATGAACACCCACATGCTGGGCCGGGTATCGGCCGCGAACAGCGACGGCAGGATCAGCAGCGATAGCCCGCGCAGCGTGTAGTAGCCGACCAGCAGGAACCGGGAGTCGAGGCGGTCGGTGAGCCAGCCCGAGGCGACCGTGCCCGCCACATCGAAGATGCCGACCGTGGCCAGCAGCCCGGCCGCGGTGGTGGGCGGCATGCCGTGATCGTGGGCGGCGCTCACGAAATGCGTACCGACCAGGCCGTTGGTGGTGGCCCCGCACACCATGAATCCGCCTGCCAGCAGCCAGAACTGGGGCGTGCGCACCACCCGCGCGAGCACCGTCACCGCCCGGGCCGCGCCGCCGCGCGCCACCGTGCGCACGCCGACCGTGCTGCCCGGTTCGGCGCCGTAGGCGCGCACCCCGGCATCGCTGGGGAAATCGCGGATGAACAGCAGCACCAGCGGCACCACCGCCAGCGCCGTGGCCGCCACCACCAGCGACGGCACCCGCCACCCGTGTGCCTGCGCCAGCGCCGAGATCAGCGGCAGGAACACCAGCTGACCGGTGGCCCCGGCCGCGGTGAGCACGCCGGTCACCAGGCCGCGGTGCCGCACGAACCAGCGTCCGGTGATGGTGGCCACGAACGGCATCGACATCGAGCCCACGCCCACGCCGACCAGCAGCCCCCAGGTGGCCATCAGCTGCCACGGCCGGGTCATGAACACGGTCAGCCCGGCCCCGGCGGCCACCAGGACCAGTGCGCACGCGACCACCCGGCGGATACCGAAGCGATCCATCAGCGCCGCAGCGAACGGCGAAATCACCCCGTACAGCAGCATATTCAGCGATACCGCCGCGCCGATGGTCCCATGCGACCAGCCGAATTCGGCATGCAGCGGATCCATCAGCACGCTGGGCACCGACCGGAACCCGCCCGCCCCGATCAGCGCGATAAAGCCGACCACGGCGACGTACCAGGCCGGATGTACGCGCGGCGCGGCAACGACGACGGATTCCCTTGGCGGAGAGGGGTCTTGCAATTCGGTCACCCTGGGGATCGTGCAGGAAATCCGGTTGCCGGACGAGTGGCCTGAATGCCACAATCCGTCAAGATCTGGCCAACCCGTTGGAGGACAGCATGATCCGCTGGAACTGGGCATTCCTCGACCGCCCGGTCGATCGATTCGACGAGGCGTTCGCCTTCTGGGCCACCGTGACCGGCAGCAGGCCCTCCGAGCGGACGGGCCGCAACAGCGAATTCGCGGAGTTGATTCCGGCGCAGGGCGATTCGTATCTGCGCGCGCAGGCGGTAGGCGACGCCGGGGGCGCGCACCCGGACTTCGATGTCGACGATCTCGACGCCGCCCGCGCCCGAGCCCTGGCGCTCGGCGCGACCACGCTGTCCGACCACGACGGCTGGTCGGCGTTCCGTTCACCGCAGGGCCAGGCGTTCTGCCTGACCACCGAGGACGGCACGCGGATACCGGAGCCGACCGTCGGCCCCGGCGGCGTCCGCAGCCGCCTCGACCAGATCTGCCTCGATATCGGCCGGGACGGCTACGCCGACGAGATCCGGTTCTGGGCCGAGCTCACCAGCTGGCAGCTGCAATCGGCCACGCTGGCGGAATTCACCCGGCTGGTGCCGCCGCGCCGCATGCCGGTGCGAATCCTGTTGCAGCGCTTGGACGAGAATCGTCCGGCCGCCGCCCACGTCGACATGGCGTGCTCGGATCGCGAGGCCGTCGCCGCCTGGCACGAATCGCTGGGCGCGCGGCGGATCTCCCAGGGCGCGCACTGGACGGTCATGAACGACCCGGCGGGCGGCGTGTACTGCCTCACCGGCCGCGACCCGGACACGGGCCGCGCATGACCGAGACACCGCACCGCGTGGCGGTCCTGGCGCTGGCACCGGTCGTCGGTTTCGATCTCACGATTCCACCCACCGTGCTGGGCGAGGCGTACTCGGCCGACGGCGAACCCCTCTACGAGGTGACCGTCTGCGGCCTGGACACCGCGCCCGTCCCGGCGACGAAGGGCTACGCCATCGTCCCGGCCGCGGGGCCGGAGGCGCTGGCCACCGCCGACACGGTGATCGTGCCCGGCACCACCATGCCCGAGCCCCGCTACCGGGGCACGCTGCCCCCGCGGCTGGCCGAGGCGCTGGCCACCATCCGGCCGCAGGCCCGCATCGTGTCCATCTGCACCGGCGCGTTCGTGCTGGGCGCGGCGGGCCTGCTCGACGACCGCCGCGCGACCACGCACTGGTGGCACGCCGACGATTTCCGCAGGCTGTATCCGCGGGTGCGGCTGGACGAGAACATGCTGTTCGTGGAGGACGGAAACATCTGCACCGCAGCGGGTCTGGCCGCCGGGGTCGATCTGTGCCTGCACCTGCTGCGCACCGACCACGGCAGCGGCGTGGCCAATCGGGCGGCCCGCTACTGCGTGGTGCCGCCCTGGCGCGAGGGCGGCCAGTCCCAGTTCATCGACCGGCAGGTGCCCGAGATCGGCTCCGACGGCACCGCGCCCACCCGGGCCTGGGCGCTGCAGCACCTGGACCGCGATCTCGACCTGGCCGCGCTGTCGGCGCACGCCCGCATGAGCGTGCGCACCTTCACCCGGCGGTTCAAGGCCGAGACCGGTGTGGCGCCCGGCGCCTGGCTGCTGCAACAGCGGTTGCGGCACGCCCGCCAACTGCTGGAGGCCACCGAGCTGCCCATCGACGAGGTCGCCCGCGCCGCCGGGCTGGGCACCGCCAGCTCGCTGCGCCACCACATGCGCGCCGAACTGGGTGTGCCACCGCTGGCCTACCGCAAGACCTTCCGCGCCGCGGCGTCGTGATTCGGCCCCGCTACCGAATGCCCGGCGATTGCGGTGGCAGAGTTCGCAGCTATGCCGACGAATGAGACGACCACCGCGTCCGAGCTCGCCGCACTGGCCCCGCAGCTGCGCGCCGCGCTGACCCGCGCCCGCTACGACGCCGACACCCTGCTCGCCGCGCTCGGCGACGACGCGCACGCCGCCCTCGGCCGGTCCGAACCGGTCCCGGTGCGCCGCGCCGTGCGTGACGCCGGGGAGCTGGGCACGCTGGTCCGGCTGCTGCTGCTCGGCGACGCTCTCCCCGAACGCGAGGTCGCCGCGGCGCTGGCCCCGCTCGACCTGGACCGCGCGGTTGCCGCCGGTCTGCTCGACCGCGACGGCGACCGGGTGCGGGCCGCGCTCGATCTGCGCCCGCTCGATCTGGGCGCGGGCACCCGCTGGGCGCTCTCGGACCTGGACGACTCGATGACCCGGCGATCGCTGACCACCGAGCACGTGCTCGGCGTCGGCCACGCGTCGCTGTCGCTGCTGCGCGCGACCCCGACCCGGCCGGTCGGCTCGGTACTGGACCTGGGCACCGGCTGCGGCATCCAGGCCGTGCACGCGGCGGCCTACGCGAACACCGTGACCGGCACCGACGTCAACCGGCGGGCGCTGTGGCTGGCCGAGGCCACCGCCGCGCTCAACGGCCTCGACCTCGAACTGCTGGCGGGCTCCTGGTTCGAACCCGTCGCGGGCCGCCGCTTCGACCAGGTGGTCGCCAATCCGCCGTTCGTGGTCGGCCCGGCCCGCGTCGAGCACACCTATCGGGACTCCGGGCTCGCCCTCGACGGCGCCAGCGAACTGGTCATCTCCCAGGCCCCGCAGGTCCTGGCGCCCGGCGGCACCGCGGCCATGCTGGCCTCGTGGGTCCATGTGGCGGGCCAGGATTGGCGCGCCCGGGTGTCGGACTGGCTGCCCGACCACGGCGTCGATGCCTGGATCGTGCAGCGCGATATCGCCGACCCGGGCCTGTACGTCGGCACCTGGCTGCGCGACGCCGGGCTCGATCCGCGCGACCCGCAGGCGCAGCGGGAGGCCGAGCGGTGGCTGGCCGCGTTCGAGGCCGCCGACGTCGAGGGCGTCGGCTTCGGATTCGTCTATCTCCGCGCCACCGACGACCCCACCGAACTGCTCGCCGAGGACCTGACGCACGGCTTCGACGACCCGCTGGGCGCCGAGGCGACCGCCTACTTCGAACGGTCGGCCTGGCTGCGCGCGGTCGCCGCGGACGACGACCTCGCCTGGTCGGCGCGCTTCACCGTGGACCCGGCGACCGCGCTGGAACGGGTGTATCTGCCCGGCGCGCAGGGCTGGGAGCAGCGGGTGGCCCGCCTGCACCGCGGCGACGGACCGCGCTGGCAGCACGAGATCGACGACGATATCGCGGCCCTGCTCGCGGGAATGCGCGCGGAGGGGCTGCCGTTGGAGGAGTTGGTCGAATTGCTCGCAATCGGCCGAACCGGCACCTCCGCCACCGCGGAGTTCCGCGCCGCCGCGCTGGACATCGTCACCGGACTGGTCGGGCACGGCCTCGTCCATCCGGTGCCTGCGGCCTGACGCCACATCACGATTCGGTTCTGCCGGGATAGCCGTCCGGCAACGAAGTTCCCGAAGGTGCACAATATACGCCCTTCTTAGGAACTTCTCAGATGGCAGTGACGAAAGCCGCAGCTCAGCAACGGTTTATGGATGTGGTGGCGGGGAACTTTCCCGGTGTCGGGTCCGTTGTTCGGAGTGAGACACCACCGACAGGAGGCAAGTCATGACAAGCCCCGCCACCACTGCAGTGCGCGCCAGCGATTCCGACCTCGACGCCCAGAGCCCCGCCGCCGACCTGGTACGCGTGTACCTGAACGGGATCGGCAAGACGGCGCTGCTCACGGCGGCCGACGAGGTCGAGCTGGCCAAGCGCATCGAGGCGGGCCTCTACGCCCAACACCTGTTGGAGACCGGGAAGCGACTGTCGGCCACTCGCAAGCGCGATCTGGCATTCCTCGTCCGGGACGGCCAGGCCGCCCGGCAGCATCTGCTCGAGGCCAACCTGCGGCTCGTGGTGTCGCTGGCCAAGCGCTACACCGGCCGCGGCATGCCGCTGCTGGACCTGATCCAGGAGGGCAACCTGGGCCTGATCCGGGCGATGGAGAAGTTCGACTACACCAAGGGCTTCAAGTTCTCCACCTACGCCACCTGGTGGATCCGGCAGGCCATCACCCGTGGCATGGCCGACCAGAGCCGCACCATCCGGCTCCCCGTCCACCTCGTCGAGCAGGTCAACAAGCTGGCCCGCATCAAGCGCGAGCTGCACCAGCAGCTCGGCCGCGAGGCCACCGACGACGAGCTGGCCAACGAGTCGGGCATCCCGGTCGACAAGATCGCCGACCTGCTCGACCACAGCCGCGACCCGGTCAGCCTGGACATGCCGGTCGGCAACGACGAAGAGGCCCCGCTGGGCGACTTCATCGAGGACTCCGAGGCCACCTCGGCCGAGAGTGCCGTCATCGCCGGTCTCATGCACCGCGACGTGCGCAGCGTGCTCGCCACCCTGGACGAGCGCGAGCAGCAGGTCATCCGGCTGCGCTTCGGCCTCGACGACGGCCAGCCGCGCACCCTGGACCAGATCGGCAAGCTGTTCGGCCTGTCCCGCGAGCGGGTCCGCCAGATCGAGCGCGAGGTCATGTCCAAGCTCCGCAAGGGCGAGCGGGCCGACCGCCTGCGCGCCTACGCCAGCTGATTCGACCGCTGCCCCAAGACGCTGGGCCGACCGGAACCCGGCCCAGCTCCTCTGTCGCACCGCCACGGTGGTTCGCCGCAGCCTGTGCGGCGGCCGCCGTGGCGGTGCGCGGACGGGGGCGCGTACGCGCCACACCGCTTGTGTTTCCGTTCGCCGCGCATCACGCTGGAATGACGCAGTGTGCTCGTCATGGTGGGTTCGGTGGTCATACCGGAGGCGCCGGCCGGCGGGCGCGCGTCCCGTCCCCTCCGGGTACTGCGCGAACCGGCCGGCGCCGGGTTGTGTTGTGCGCCTGGGCCGTTAGGATGGCCGCAGTCGTCGGGCGCGAAATCCCGCGTCGCGGCATCGGTGCACGGAGGGAAAGATCATGGCATCTAAGCTGGTTCGCATCACCGGTGTCGCGCTGGGCGGCGCGGCGGCCGTCGCACTCGGCGCCGGGCCCGCGGCGGCGAGCACCACGATGACCGTGACCGGCACCGCCGTGCAGGGCTGCCAGACACAGGTCACCGCCACGACCACCTCCAGCAACCCGATGAGCCTGGACTTCTACGACAACCTGGACTACCTGGGCCGCGTGCAGGTAACCAACCAGGGTGGCAGCATGCAGGCCAGCATCGCCTGGACCCCGAGCGCCCCGGGCGACCACATCATCAGCGCCGTCGCCATCGGTTCCTACATCGACCCCGCCGATGCCCTGAACCGCCTCACGGTACACGTATCCAACGGCATCAACCTCGGCTCGTCCTGCGTCCCCCTGGGCTGACCCGGCTCAATTCGTCGCCCCCGCACCCCAACCGGTCGCCCCCGCACCCCAACCGGTCGGCCCAACACCTCAACCCGTCGGCCCGACACGCTCTGAACTCGTCGACCCCGGCACGCTCTGAACTCGTCGACCCGGGCACGCTCTCAACCCGTCGACCCGGGCACGCTCTCAACCCGTCGACCCGGGCACGCTCTCAACCCGTCGGCCCCGGCACGCTTTTGGCCGGGGCATCCAACGTGATGGCCAGCCGCTCCAGCATGCCGGGCCAGCCGCCGCGCATGATCGTGCGGGACAGTTGCGAGGTCGGGTCGTCCGGGTCGAAGCCGGTGTGGGTGAACAGCATTCGGGTGCCGGTGCCCTCCGGGCGCAGCCGCCAGGTGATGACCCATCCGGTGTCGGTGTCGGCCTGCGCGTCGCTCCAGGACATGCTCAGGCGTTCGGGGGCGACGACTTCCAGGACCTCGCAGCGGATCTCGCCGGAGAAGCCGGTCTGCGGGACCGCCCGCCCTCGCATGTGGAAGACGGTGCCGACGACCGGTTCGAAGCCGGTGGACTGCATCATCCACTGCGCCATCAGTTCCGGTGTGGTCAGCGCCCGCCACACCTTGGCGGGCGGGTGCGGGTAGAAGTGGTCGAGTTCGATCGTGGTCGGGTCGTCGGTGGTCATGTGGTCTCCGTTCGGTGGTCGGCCTCGTCGGGCATGGCGTCGAGTACCTCGCCCAGATCACGCAGCCGGGCACGCCAGTAGCGTTCGAAGGGGTCGAGCCAGGACTGCAGGTCGTGCAGGGGCTGCGGTTCGACCCGGTAGTAGCGGAAGCGTCCGCGCTTCTCCTCTGTGACCAAGCCGCAGTCGCGCAACACCTTCAGGTGTTCGGACACGCTGGGCCGGGCCATGTCGAACCGCTCGGCGATGACCAGCACCGTCTGTTCCCCCTCCAGCAGCAGGTCGAGAATGTCGCGCCGGGTGGGGTTGGCGAGCGCCCCGAACACCAGGTCGGTACTGCTGGATTTCACGCGATGCGGCATCGCCCCTCCGATCTGTGACGTGGTCACGCCCCAGAATATAGGTAGGATTTCGCCTACCTGTCAACCGTAGGAGAAAACCTACCTTTTTCCGCCCCCTAGCATCGCTATATGAGTGATCTCGATCGTGCGGCGCCTGCGGTGGCCCGCGCACGCTTCCGGTCCGGCGGGTCGAGCGGGGTGACCAGCGGCATGTGCCTCGGCTTCGTGCAGGCCAATCTGGTGGTTCTTCCGGCGGAGGCGGCGGCGGAGTTCCGCGCCCTGTGCGCGGCCAACCCGCAGCCGCTGCCGCTGATCGAGGCGACCGCGCCCGGCGATCCCGAACCACGGTGTGCCGCACCGGGTTCGGACCTGCGCACCGATCTGCCGCGCTATCGCGTGTACCTGGACGGGGTGCTGGCGGCCGAGCCGACCGATGTGCGGGAGGTGTGGCCGGACGACGGTGTCGCCTTCCTGCTCGGCTGCAGCTTCACCGCCGAGGCGCGGCTGCTGGCGGCGGGCGTGCGGCTGCGGCATCAGGAGTCGGGCCGCAATGTGCCCATGTTCGTGACCCGGCTGACCTGTGTTCCGGCCGGGCGGTTTCACGGACCCGTGGTCGTGTCCATGCGGCCGATCCATCGCGACAGCGTCGCGACGGCACGGCGCGTCACCGCCGCACTTCCCCTGGCCCACGGCGCCCCGCTGCATATCGGCGACCCGGAGGCCATCGGCATCGCCGACCTCGCCCACCCCGACTTCGGTGATCCCATCGAGCCGGAGCCCGACGAGGTTCCGGTCTTCTGGGCCTGCGGGGTCACCCCGCAGGCCGTGATCATGGCGTCCCGGCCCGCGCTGGCTATTACGCACGCGCCGGGGCACATGTTCATCACCGACCTCGGCGACGACTCCTGATCGCTACCCCGAGTTACGCAGCGCCGTCGCCAAACCGTTCATGGTGAGCAGGATGCCGCGCTCGACCAGTTCCGAGTCGTCCCCGCCGCGGCGGCGGCGCAGCAGGTCGACCTGCATGCGGTTGAGCGGCTCCAGGTACGGGAAGCGGTTGCGGATGGATTCGGCGAGCGCGGGGTTGTCGGCCAGCAGCTGGTCGCTACCGGTGATCAGGCCGTGGGCGCGGACCGTGCGCTCGAACTCCTCGCGGATCATCCCGAAGATGGTGTCCCGCAACGCCGGATCCTCGACCAGCTGCGCGTAGTGGGCGGCGATGTCCATATCCGCCTTCGCCATCACCTGCGCCAGATTCGACATGACCGTGCGGAAGAACGGCCAGCGCCGGTACAGATCCGACAGGACGGCCAGCCGCGACTCGTCCTCACCCAGCCACTGCTCGATCGCGGTGCCGGTGCCGTACCAGCCGGGCAGCATCACCCGGGACTGGCTCCACGCCATCACCCACGGGATCGCGCGCAGGTCGCTCACGGAATTGGTGGGTTTGCGCGAGGCCGGGCGGCTACCCAGATTGAGGTCGGCGACCTCCGCGATCGGGGTGGAGGCGCGGAAGTACTCGACGAATCCCGGGGTTTCGTGCACCAGCCGCGCATAGGCCCGCCGGGCCAGCTCGGCCAGCTCGTCGAAGATCTCGTAGGCGGCGTCGGCGCCGACGCCC from Nocardia terpenica includes the following:
- a CDS encoding DEAD/DEAH box helicase, whose product is MTSGGGGSLRAWQRRALTKYLTTKPRDFLAVATPGAGKTTFALRLASELLTDRTVDQITVVAPTEHLKHQWAASAARMGIALDSNFSNTTGATSGDYHGVVVTYAQVASHPYKHRVRTENRRTLVVLDEIHHAGDAKSWGEATAEAFGDATRRLALTGTPFRSDDSQIPFISYEPDESGFPRSRADYAYGYSEALADGVVRPVVFLAYSGEAHWRDSAGEEYSARLGEPLSVEQTARAWRTALDPAGDWMSKVLAAADTRLRQLRATGMPDAGGLVIATDQEKARDYAELLEHISGTRPALVLSDDPTSSDRISEFSASTDPWMVAVRMVSEGVDVPRLAVGVYATSASTPLYFAQAIGRFVRARRPGETASVFLPSVPVLLDLAAQLEVQRDHVIGKPHREKNALDDELLIDANKQQDEPGEEERKFVALAADAELDQVIYDGDSFGTATFSGSDEEADYLGIPGLLDADQMRALLRDRQTRQISERTAAAAAAPESGPSAAAAAERVATADRLGELRRELNSLVAMHHHRTGKPHGVIHGELRRECGGPPTALATADQLSERISALRRM
- a CDS encoding YihY/virulence factor BrkB family protein yields the protein MNAHDRPPARTAAGRGAAIAGRVARRLRELVTRVAVKAWDDSIFAESAAAAFWQTLSLAPLLLGLLGSLGYVGGWFGPDTVHIVESKIISFSRNLFSSNVVDDLIAPTVTDVLQRGRGAVVSVGFVLSLWAGSSAMATFVDAIVAAHGQQDARHPVWQRIFALLLYVLFLVVSVFVLPLVALGPTLIGRVLPEMWREPGLRFIDTFYYPGTGLLLIVGLTTLYKLALHRSLPWHRLFGGALVAGVFFMTASDGLRRYLTWVARTGISYGALATPIAFLLFTFFLAFAVILGAEFNATVQELWPARVTRWELIRRRVLRRMRGVDPESTALAEKSIEGLDGQRG
- a CDS encoding penicillin acylase family protein, which encodes MGVLNVIATDNDEHGNPDVTFGSSFIDVVHFIGDGPPVVSTVMTYSQSSDPTSPHYADQTELFSAGRWLTDRFTEEQIAASPSLTIKTLD
- a CDS encoding DUF3039 domain-containing protein, with translation MSTDTLVRPDTTTDETTDSDVPKFFHYVKKDKIAESAVMGTHVVALCGEVFPVTRSAKPGSPVCPDCKRIYEMMKKD
- a CDS encoding DUF3099 domain-containing protein — translated: MQRDGDSSEAEPRDEVRDGGERPEFERRPPGSVPRPPRPAEGFFPGEQKHPALITEAAPSLEQQHRDRVKRYSILMGFRIPCLVLAAVAYSLWGNWVISLAIIGVSIPLPWIAVLIANDRPPRRKDEPSRWDERRAAKALESGHHRAIDG
- a CDS encoding MFS transporter codes for the protein MTELQDPSPPRESVVVAAPRVHPAWYVAVVGFIALIGAGGFRSVPSVLMDPLHAEFGWSHGTIGAAVSLNMLLYGVISPFAAALMDRFGIRRVVACALVLVAAGAGLTVFMTRPWQLMATWGLLVGVGVGSMSMPFVATITGRWFVRHRGLVTGVLTAAGATGQLVFLPLISALAQAHGWRVPSLVVAATALAVVPLVLLFIRDFPSDAGVRAYGAEPGSTVGVRTVARGGAARAVTVLARVVRTPQFWLLAGGFMVCGATTNGLVGTHFVSAAHDHGMPPTTAAGLLATVGIFDVAGTVASGWLTDRLDSRFLLVGYYTLRGLSLLILPSLFAADTRPSMWVFIIFYGLDWIATVPPTVALCRRHFGDDGPVAFGWVFASHQIGAALAATGAGVIRDMQGSYDLAWYIAGGLCALAAVMSGLIRVRSRSAVDGAVMA
- a CDS encoding VOC family protein, whose translation is MIRWNWAFLDRPVDRFDEAFAFWATVTGSRPSERTGRNSEFAELIPAQGDSYLRAQAVGDAGGAHPDFDVDDLDAARARALALGATTLSDHDGWSAFRSPQGQAFCLTTEDGTRIPEPTVGPGGVRSRLDQICLDIGRDGYADEIRFWAELTSWQLQSATLAEFTRLVPPRRMPVRILLQRLDENRPAAAHVDMACSDREAVAAWHESLGARRISQGAHWTVMNDPAGGVYCLTGRDPDTGRA
- a CDS encoding GlxA family transcriptional regulator is translated as MTETPHRVAVLALAPVVGFDLTIPPTVLGEAYSADGEPLYEVTVCGLDTAPVPATKGYAIVPAAGPEALATADTVIVPGTTMPEPRYRGTLPPRLAEALATIRPQARIVSICTGAFVLGAAGLLDDRRATTHWWHADDFRRLYPRVRLDENMLFVEDGNICTAAGLAAGVDLCLHLLRTDHGSGVANRAARYCVVPPWREGGQSQFIDRQVPEIGSDGTAPTRAWALQHLDRDLDLAALSAHARMSVRTFTRRFKAETGVAPGAWLLQQRLRHARQLLEATELPIDEVARAAGLGTASSLRHHMRAELGVPPLAYRKTFRAAAS
- a CDS encoding DUF7782 domain-containing protein, with the translated sequence MPTNETTTASELAALAPQLRAALTRARYDADTLLAALGDDAHAALGRSEPVPVRRAVRDAGELGTLVRLLLLGDALPEREVAAALAPLDLDRAVAAGLLDRDGDRVRAALDLRPLDLGAGTRWALSDLDDSMTRRSLTTEHVLGVGHASLSLLRATPTRPVGSVLDLGTGCGIQAVHAAAYANTVTGTDVNRRALWLAEATAALNGLDLELLAGSWFEPVAGRRFDQVVANPPFVVGPARVEHTYRDSGLALDGASELVISQAPQVLAPGGTAAMLASWVHVAGQDWRARVSDWLPDHGVDAWIVQRDIADPGLYVGTWLRDAGLDPRDPQAQREAERWLAAFEAADVEGVGFGFVYLRATDDPTELLAEDLTHGFDDPLGAEATAYFERSAWLRAVAADDDLAWSARFTVDPATALERVYLPGAQGWEQRVARLHRGDGPRWQHEIDDDIAALLAGMRAEGLPLEELVELLAIGRTGTSATAEFRAAALDIVTGLVGHGLVHPVPAA